The DNA sequence AGGCGGCTGTTTGTACAGGCCTTCAGTATGAACAAGTATATTTTAGCGTTACGAAGCTCTTGGTTTGGAATGTGTATTTGCCATTTTATGTCTATGCAGAACTACATAAAAGGCAGCACTATGGGGCTGAACTCTTTTTCAACTGAATCCTTTCAGTATTGTTCCCTGGTAATAACTATCATTTTGCCTTAAAATGCCACTCCTTTTAACTGCAGTCTTCCACATATGTTTTCAGGTTTCCAAAACAAAGTCGTTGGTTTCATTGGCCTCTGGTTTCAGTGGCAAACTGACCCCTCTTTCTAGGTAAGACTGACCTTTTGGGAGCTTATTTAACTCACCTGAACTTGTGAATGCCGAATAAAACTCCTTTCTGCTCAGGCAGCCGAGATCTGAGGCCCGCGGACGTGTTGGCGTGTTCTGTAATCCTTGTGCCCTCATACGTAGCGGAAAGGAGGGTGTCGTTCACGGGAAGATACACGTTTGCCAAAACACCTGATCCGTTGCGACTATAAGTAGCGCTCAAGTTCAAGTCTCACCATAAGACCTAATGAATTAAAGAACTGGCGGACGGCTGGTTTTTTGAGAAGCTCCCGCTACACCTGCGGTTCCATGTGCGAACTTGTACCCGCTGGCGCTTACTCCGATACCGCTCTGTCTTCAGAGAAATGCGGTTTAAATAACGTACCGGTGTTTAATgtgcctgaaagaaaaaatttaaaatcttaGCCAGGTTTAATTGCTTCCTTGAATTGGGATTATAGAAATTTTAGCTCAGCAAAATCGAAGTAGGGAAGGTTGATTTGCCTGGGGAAGTTGAACTTTTCAGTCTTGGAAGGTTGTTTTTATTCAAGTGCGCTAACACTGGGCCAAAACCGCATGCCCTTGTATCTCCAAAATGCGCGTGGGAAAAGGGAGATAAGAGTGAGAGAAACTTCTGTCATCAAGATCTCTGAGCGAAAAtccaaaactggaaaaatgtgGTTCTCTGGATTCAGGACGAACATCCTGAGAAGTAATCTAGAACAATTAATTCctgctgaaaaagaaacttcCCAAGGAACTTTGGGCACACTCAGACAGAAAGCCGTGGATGCTGCTCTATGCTCAGCTCAGGTATTGCAGCCCCCTCTTCTCTGCGAGCAGAATCGACCCGTTCCTGCTCTGCCGTGTCTGCATGTGGACTTAGACTAGATCCGTCACGGGCCTCTCCAACAAGCTCCAATTCCCCAGCTGTCTATCtccatcccagctgaaaccCTACAGCAGATGAGAAGGAAATCGCATAAAATTTAAAAgcgacaacaacaaaaccaacaacgactttttttctcttgttttctttaggtCTGGTCACTCTTCCGCAGGTATGACTGACACCGTGAAGTCTCTTGCTTCTGATTGTGGTGCCACAAATTTCAAAACCATGCCAAAGGTATCTAAAAGGTAAGGGTTTTTCACCTTGTTCTTAATAAAAAATTTTGTTAAATACTGAGACGTTCTGTATCTACGTTAATATCAATCATGATATCAATCATCATCAGTCTAGATTTAATAGATCTTAATGATCTGCCACTAAATTTGGTAGCAGGGATGTGAACCCGTCACACCACCTGCTTTGAACGGGGATGTTCACTAATGTTCTCGTGGAGGTGAAGGATTTCATGTCACAAGCAAACcgaggagagaggaaaaaaaaaaaaaccccaccccaagaaaaacaacccacacCACACCGATTTGGAGTATAAACTCTACTCCTCTCCATTGTTGTTAAGGTGTAGTTTACAGCTTTAATTCTCAGAGCATAAGTTTGGCTTTGGCAGAGTCATCAGCTGAAGAGAGGGGGTCAAAACTTGTAACTTAACCACTGGCTGGTTCCAGGATCCAGTTGAGTTTCACCTTGGCCTGCTGTGAATTTCAGAGGCTTGTTTCCATGCAGAAGATACCCAAATCTTACATTGTTTTGAAGTGGCGTAAGAACAACTGTATCATGAAAGCAGCTCAGGAATTTGGTACCTCTGGGAGCGAGCAGCTTTGGTATTTCTTGATACCCCCATCTGCGGGAGGCAGATACGGCACACCTCTTATCTGAAACCCTAGGGCATGAAGTTTCCTTTTTGCAAAACCATGGGAGAGTGGACGTCCTTGTTACCGTGTGGTTGGAATGTCAGCTTGCTGGCTGGCCCGCAGCCGTAGCGTTAATGGTCACGACTCGTTACCTTGTggtgctgggagatgctgctggggctggactAGTCCCCAAACAATTAAACACCGCTGCCTTTCTCTTTGCTGTGTTTGCAAATGCTCGACAGTTTCCTGCAGAGCCGAGGGAGTCAAGCTCAGGATGACGTTTTTGTTGTGTTCCAGTGCTGGGCTACACCGCAGTGTCTGCAGAACGGAACCCAGCGGTGGCAGAGCTCATGGCATGGTACTGAGGAGCAAATCGGCACCCCAAGATAAAACTGTGCCGTTCGTGAACATTCCTCTGGCTGATGGACAGGTatcaaactcttttttttcatgttttcatcttAAAGTAATTGATAAACTGTGAAGAGTCTGATAGGAATAGCTCTTGCTATCCCTAAATAAGTTGCTGCTAAGCAAAAGGAGGAATAGTTATTAAAGTTTTGCTGTGTAGCAGGGAAGCACGTGATTTTTCAGGAAAGCTGGCCATGCAAATAAAGactttcagaataatttttgtcttaaaactgtttcttttcatgtttaGACACTCTGTACGGCTGGTGGAGACCTCCATAATATTGATGTGCAACTGCTAAGACAAGACACGATACAGCGTATTCATAACTTAGTGGTAAGCTTGCATATAAAGTCGGCTTGCATATAAATATTCAGACACCTAGTCTCAGGTTTTCAGGCGAGACACTGTCACGAATACAAATTCTAAGTGCTTTACCTCTTTGGAGGCAAAGCCTAAATTGGTGGTTGTAAACTGGAGGGAGGAACAGGGCAAGGGAGAACTGCTACACGCAGGTAACTTGGAAAAGTAAATGACTCAAACAAGTGTGTGCGGTTTGGTAATTGCCTGAGagacagcagaggcagaaacCCAGTCCTTGCAGACTGCGCTGGTGTCTCCGCTGCCGTGCGAGCAAACTGCTGCTCTCCATCTCGTCCTCACGAGGGCTTACAAACCCAGAGCCAAGTTTCGATTCCTTGATAATCTCTATTATTCTGTGTCCCTTGCTGAGTAAGAACTATACTCCTGTTGTTCTCCGCTGCAATGGAACGGTAGCTGACCTTTGGCTCGGGGAAGGGAGTTGTTTTGAAGCAGGATGAAGTGGAACAGAACTCGGTAGCACATGGTGCCTCACTCTCCTGGGCTTTGGGACGAAGTAATGTGCAGCACTAGAAATCTATCtggacagaagaaatatttagttACAGTCTTATGGTTGTTTAGACCTGAATGCAGCTGTCTGAGTTAAGCTGAAGGTCTGGaagctgctttgtgttttctaTGTGACCTGCCTCTGCAGGCAACGGTGCGAGCGCTTGCTCACCGCTGGCTTCAGAATAAATAGCGACTCTTCTTCCGAGTTCTGTTGGGCAGCTTGAACTAAAATGACTTTTCCCCCCTTAGAGTGAGCTGACTGTGCTATATGGAAAGGCGACAGCTAAAATGAA is a window from the Caloenas nicobarica isolate bCalNic1 chromosome 9, bCalNic1.hap1, whole genome shotgun sequence genome containing:
- the LOC135992102 gene encoding borealin-2-like, translating into MSPRRAAGGRRSPDSGVGPERGAALREKKEQRLALFLRDFDQQAKEHIREMKGELSSLLQTAEKAFAVELLKMPVAVRNMSTKDFLSLEGGEEVALAAVVADSSLEDIPNPKLVRTNSRKVKVTTIVQYEDAKHTSAKKMSKKVSKTKSLVSLASGFSGKLTPLSRSGHSSAGMTDTVKSLASDCGATNFKTMPKVSKSAGLHRSVCRTEPSGGRAHGMVLRSKSAPQDKTVPFVNIPLADGQTLCTAGGDLHNIDVQLLRQDTIQRIHNLVSELTVLYGKATAKMN